A window of Longibacter salinarum contains these coding sequences:
- a CDS encoding asparagine synthase-related protein: protein MIPLFVHVRRQGAPLTASQLRKEAASLLEVVPGVLDVSLVSPFAGMSCVRPEGATERTWIADDGETACVADARFDHIDDLRAGFPVSPNAPAADIVQAAYREYDGDAPRYLPGDLAIVIWDERKEQLLAARDRIGTRPLFYQETSDGIVVSSELVAFRAFGGLDRVREDAVAEFLAGAPRLASATMYERVHRVPPGHMLVADGAGTRVERYDAFHSDACFRRKDPSDVRAAFLERFRSAVRVRCDAGGTPDELDDRPPAVLLSGGLDSSLIACCARDHAQTRDRGPVTALTSVYSREECSEIDFVEAVTETGGFDWMPVPADDLRPIDHLLQIVSRLREPLFAPHASASEDRFEAARDAGVRILLDGHGGDEVVSHGPVRMRELAVSGRWWQLAREARGMADPTIPHHAALLWGLAVYRGVGHRLTQNLPHRVRSRVQSLIGRMQAMASPERGSPTATWRDVLRPDLVDVCSGRVEQARRLDHRAASTSHEAHRRLVSGTDQPFFLESLTRLAASHGVELRFPFWDRDLVEFCLSLPGEWKLRDGWDRYILRDATAGVLPDAIRWRTEKTNFFPSFRDGLRAEIESARNLIEDESNPARPFVQIDTVRSLLNVACDPETHPGDLLLLWRVLVLFAWLKTLQDDLDSVASGSACFPRQGSHANPAIPTP from the coding sequence ATGATCCCTCTGTTTGTTCACGTTCGGCGCCAAGGTGCTCCACTCACCGCATCTCAACTGCGCAAGGAGGCGGCATCGTTGCTCGAGGTCGTCCCCGGCGTGCTGGACGTCAGCTTGGTGTCTCCGTTTGCTGGCATGTCGTGCGTCCGGCCGGAGGGAGCGACCGAGCGAACGTGGATCGCGGACGATGGGGAAACGGCGTGCGTAGCAGACGCGAGGTTCGATCACATCGATGACCTCAGAGCCGGATTCCCCGTTTCTCCGAACGCACCCGCTGCGGACATTGTCCAGGCTGCGTATCGGGAATATGATGGAGATGCGCCTCGATACCTTCCGGGGGATCTGGCCATCGTGATCTGGGACGAACGCAAGGAACAGCTTCTGGCAGCACGGGATCGCATTGGAACGCGCCCGCTCTTCTACCAGGAAACGAGCGATGGCATCGTTGTGTCATCCGAGTTGGTCGCGTTTAGGGCCTTTGGCGGGCTGGATCGGGTACGAGAGGACGCCGTAGCCGAATTTCTTGCAGGTGCCCCACGATTGGCATCCGCAACGATGTACGAGCGGGTCCACCGCGTCCCTCCCGGGCATATGCTCGTGGCGGACGGTGCGGGTACACGGGTGGAGCGCTATGATGCATTTCACTCCGATGCTTGTTTTCGCCGAAAGGACCCGTCCGATGTTCGGGCTGCTTTTCTTGAGCGGTTCCGGTCGGCCGTTCGAGTGCGTTGTGATGCCGGAGGTACCCCGGACGAACTGGATGATCGTCCGCCGGCCGTTCTGCTGAGCGGAGGCCTGGATTCGTCGCTCATCGCCTGCTGTGCACGAGATCATGCCCAGACTCGCGACCGCGGACCCGTCACCGCACTCACGTCGGTCTATTCCCGGGAGGAGTGTTCGGAAATCGACTTCGTGGAGGCCGTGACCGAAACCGGCGGATTCGACTGGATGCCCGTTCCGGCGGACGATCTCCGTCCAATCGATCATCTTCTGCAGATCGTCTCTCGGCTACGCGAGCCTCTTTTTGCCCCACATGCCTCCGCCTCGGAGGACCGGTTCGAGGCGGCCCGCGACGCCGGCGTCCGTATCCTTCTGGATGGACACGGAGGCGACGAAGTCGTGTCACACGGGCCGGTGCGAATGAGAGAGCTGGCCGTGAGCGGTCGCTGGTGGCAGCTCGCGCGAGAGGCGCGGGGAATGGCCGATCCGACGATCCCTCATCACGCTGCGCTCCTCTGGGGGTTGGCCGTCTATCGTGGCGTCGGGCACCGGTTGACGCAGAATCTCCCTCACCGCGTTCGAAGCCGAGTTCAGAGTTTGATAGGTCGAATGCAGGCAATGGCCTCGCCCGAACGCGGATCACCCACGGCGACATGGCGCGACGTGCTGCGTCCAGACCTCGTGGACGTCTGTTCCGGACGAGTAGAACAGGCTCGTCGGCTTGACCACAGGGCCGCGTCCACCAGTCACGAAGCCCACCGTCGGCTCGTAAGCGGGACTGACCAGCCGTTTTTTCTAGAATCACTGACGCGTCTCGCAGCCTCACACGGCGTGGAATTGCGGTTTCCCTTCTGGGATCGTGACCTGGTGGAATTTTGCCTCTCCCTTCCAGGCGAGTGGAAGTTAAGGGACGGTTGGGATCGGTACATCCTCCGCGACGCGACGGCGGGCGTCCTTCCCGATGCGATCCGCTGGCGTACGGAAAAAACCAACTTCTTTCCGTCCTTTCGCGATGGCTTGCGGGCCGAGATTGAGAGCGCCCGTAACCTCATTGAGGACGAATCGAATCCTGCGCGACCGTTCGTTCAGATTGATACGGTCCGCTCTCTGCTGAACGTGGCGTGCGACCCGGAAACCCATCCCGGCGACCTGCTTCTTCTATGGCGAGTCCTCGTTCTCTTTGCCTGGCTCAAAACGCTTCAGGATGATCTGGACTCCGTCGCTTCGGGATCCGCCTGTTTTCCGCGCCAAGGCTCACACGCCAACCCTGCTATCCCCACCCCTTGA
- a CDS encoding lasso RiPP family leader peptide-containing protein: MDNKKSKSYEPPRLSELGRVEDITAAGQNGYCLDDSFQAGTPFDDLTFSVCS, translated from the coding sequence ATGGATAACAAGAAGAGCAAGTCGTATGAGCCCCCCCGCTTGAGTGAACTCGGGCGCGTGGAGGACATCACCGCTGCTGGTCAAAATGGCTATTGCCTGGATGACTCGTTTCAAGCGGGGACGCCCTTCGACGACCTGACGTTCTCGGTGTGCAGCTAA